Proteins encoded together in one Thermophilibacter immobilis window:
- a CDS encoding AlbA family DNA-binding domain-containing protein: MFSPFHDAGEAPKELAEVRREDLSQLRDAEEGFALEFKVAWTASVRRKIPKIIASFSNSRGGWIVIGIADADKSVCPFSRPSADLSQTIGELCRRHVSPVPRFDVRFLADPTDDGRGVAVIRVEEGDFPPYVADGIVGIREGSTSGPATGGTLVELYEKAAGRRRAVSEFFRRTVYYPTSLDAVERPVPLFDLYLLRMGQPREILSSSRAAENERADAMRESFSQQGMECHVQHAHDSLILRASPAFSSPEAHSALELFSDDSLKLSIPAVLLEGAQRTAALEKLRGLRLHVTDDALLVDAHSTLHRVTRMASLLDRYARLRTITWQGYAVAYELEGLAGALLWSDDEIYLSYVRTRGILFCGTTDCRSRVRYLDDGAHESFRARQFAGSHFFEACGLPLGSHDPQDVELVDALLSTSLETRDET; encoded by the coding sequence ATGTTCAGCCCGTTTCATGACGCAGGCGAAGCCCCCAAGGAGCTCGCCGAGGTGCGCCGGGAGGATCTCTCCCAGCTGCGGGATGCCGAGGAGGGCTTTGCGCTCGAGTTCAAGGTCGCCTGGACGGCCTCGGTACGGCGCAAGATTCCCAAGATCATCGCCTCGTTCTCCAACTCGCGCGGCGGATGGATCGTCATCGGCATCGCTGACGCCGACAAGTCCGTCTGCCCCTTCTCCCGCCCCTCCGCAGACCTCAGCCAGACCATTGGCGAGCTCTGTCGCAGGCATGTCTCCCCCGTCCCCCGCTTCGACGTGCGCTTCCTCGCAGACCCCACGGACGACGGGCGAGGCGTCGCCGTGATTCGCGTCGAGGAGGGAGACTTTCCTCCCTACGTGGCCGATGGAATCGTGGGGATTCGAGAGGGTTCCACCTCGGGACCCGCCACGGGAGGCACCCTCGTGGAACTCTACGAAAAGGCCGCGGGACGCAGGCGGGCCGTCTCGGAGTTCTTTCGCAGGACGGTCTACTATCCCACGTCCCTCGATGCGGTCGAACGTCCCGTCCCCCTCTTCGATCTCTATCTCCTTCGCATGGGACAGCCCCGCGAGATCCTCTCCTCCTCGAGGGCCGCAGAAAACGAGCGGGCCGACGCCATGCGAGAGAGCTTCTCTCAGCAGGGTATGGAGTGCCACGTCCAGCACGCGCACGACTCGCTCATCCTGCGCGCCTCGCCCGCCTTCAGCTCTCCCGAGGCCCATTCGGCTCTGGAGCTCTTCTCGGACGACTCTCTCAAGCTCTCCATTCCCGCCGTACTTCTCGAGGGGGCGCAGCGAACGGCTGCCCTTGAGAAGCTTCGGGGGCTCAGGCTCCATGTGACAGACGATGCGCTTCTCGTCGACGCGCACTCCACGCTGCACCGCGTGACCCGCATGGCCTCCCTGCTCGATCGCTACGCACGTCTGCGCACCATTACCTGGCAGGGCTATGCCGTGGCTTACGAGCTCGAGGGGCTCGCAGGTGCCCTGCTCTGGAGCGACGATGAGATCTATCTGTCCTACGTACGCACGCGCGGCATCCTCTTCTGCGGGACCACGGACTGCCGAAGTCGCGTCCGCTATCTCGATGACGGCGCTCACGAGTCCTTCCGCGCCCGCCAGTTCGCGGGCAGCCACTTCTTCGAGGCTTGCGGCCTTCCCCTTGGCTCGCACGACCCCCAAGACGTCGAGCTCGTAGACGCCCTGCTCAGCACGAGTCTCGAGACGCGAGACGAGACATAG
- a CDS encoding peptidoglycan-binding domain-containing protein, whose amino-acid sequence MEVIHEGASGAAVEDIQERLGSLSYKMDAHERAEKLFGHSTATAVARFRLDHDLPLGEVVDAPTWATLVDECYQLGDRTLYLRLPNFHGNDVHQLQERLNILGFSCGESDGVYGVHTEAAVKLFQESVGALADGMAFPDTFDAIERLRHVWAGKPAAGPHPQGGIGFARAASVLEDAGIAITASDPISRNVAGRIWNLAHATVENCGIELVDAPADASAETRALIVLSSTPLPAGEAAGVGNVALDDTDTLPLRLQTAIQSSSTNPRAARVELPVGKAAFTMNDAQTFAVLLLDAICVAFDRLEL is encoded by the coding sequence ATGGAAGTAATTCACGAGGGGGCATCAGGTGCTGCCGTCGAGGACATACAGGAGCGCCTGGGCTCGCTGAGCTACAAGATGGACGCACACGAGCGCGCCGAGAAGCTCTTCGGCCACTCCACCGCCACGGCCGTGGCGCGCTTTCGCCTTGACCACGACCTCCCGCTCGGCGAGGTCGTGGACGCACCAACGTGGGCCACGCTCGTCGACGAGTGCTACCAGCTGGGAGACCGCACACTCTACCTGCGCCTTCCCAACTTTCACGGCAACGACGTCCATCAGCTGCAGGAGCGCCTCAACATCCTGGGGTTCTCCTGCGGTGAGTCCGACGGCGTCTACGGCGTCCACACCGAGGCGGCCGTGAAGCTCTTCCAGGAGAGCGTCGGCGCGCTCGCGGACGGCATGGCCTTCCCCGACACCTTCGATGCCATCGAGCGGCTGCGCCACGTCTGGGCCGGAAAGCCCGCCGCGGGACCGCATCCCCAGGGTGGCATCGGGTTCGCCCGCGCCGCCAGCGTGCTCGAGGACGCCGGCATCGCCATCACCGCCAGCGACCCCATCTCACGCAACGTCGCCGGGCGCATCTGGAACCTCGCCCACGCCACGGTCGAGAACTGCGGCATCGAGCTCGTGGACGCTCCCGCCGACGCTAGCGCCGAGACGCGCGCGCTCATCGTGCTCTCGTCCACCCCGCTGCCCGCAGGCGAGGCTGCCGGCGTGGGCAACGTTGCGCTCGACGACACCGACACGCTCCCGCTGAGGCTGCAGACCGCCATTCAGAGCTCCTCGACCAATCCGCGCGCCGCCCGCGTCGAGCTGCCCGTAGGCAAGGCGGCCTTCACGATGAACGACGCACAGACCTTCGCGGTGCTGCTGCTCGACGCCATCTGCGTCGCCTTCGACCGTCTGGAGCTGTAG